Proteins found in one Oceanibaculum indicum P24 genomic segment:
- a CDS encoding alanyl-tRNA editing protein has protein sequence MTEELFRTDSYLKDCTAIVVSAGPEGIVLDRTVFYPMGGGQPGDSGELRLADGRTIRIADTRKGETGILHIPEEPEAASALAPGDAVTAVLDWERRHRHMRMHTALHLMCASVPGDVTGGQVAADKGRLDFDLPEVTFTKEELADRLNALIAADHPVSARWITDAEMAAQPDLVRTLSVKPPMGAGTVRLISVAGDAVDLQPCGGTHVARTGEIGPLTVAKIENKGKQNRRITIAFAE, from the coding sequence ATGACCGAGGAACTGTTCCGCACCGATTCCTACCTGAAGGACTGCACCGCCATTGTGGTCTCGGCCGGGCCGGAGGGCATCGTGCTGGACCGCACCGTGTTCTATCCGATGGGCGGCGGCCAGCCGGGCGACAGCGGGGAATTGCGGCTGGCGGACGGGCGGACGATCCGCATTGCCGACACGCGCAAGGGCGAAACGGGAATCCTGCATATCCCTGAGGAGCCGGAGGCGGCATCCGCACTGGCCCCCGGCGATGCGGTGACGGCCGTGCTCGACTGGGAGCGCCGGCACCGCCACATGCGCATGCACACGGCGCTGCACCTGATGTGCGCCAGCGTGCCGGGTGACGTGACCGGCGGGCAGGTCGCTGCCGACAAGGGCCGGCTGGATTTCGACCTGCCGGAAGTCACCTTCACCAAGGAGGAGCTGGCGGACAGGCTGAACGCGCTGATCGCCGCCGACCATCCGGTCAGCGCCCGCTGGATCACCGATGCCGAGATGGCGGCCCAGCCGGACCTGGTGCGCACGCTCTCGGTGAAGCCGCCGATGGGGGCGGGTACCGTACGGCTGATCTCGGTGGCGGGCGACGCTGTCGATCTGCAGCCCTGCGGCGGCACCCATGTCGCGCGCACCGGGGAGATCGGACCGCTGACTGTCGCGAAGATCGAGAACAAGGGCAAGCAGAACCGCCGTATCACCATCGCCTTCGCGGAGTAG